GTAGACCTTCCACCCATATTTTCTTGACTATTGtgccaaatcatttttgattcagtagcaataagcaaataagaaagatctaatagggtcatgtcatgatctgTCACATAATAGTCTTTAATAAActtactatatgactcaggaagtgactgaaggacCTAGTcgatagccaacttccttgggataATGACACCCAAAattctcaacctgtcaatgtgtgacttccttcctaagacatgagtgcacacaGGTCTTCCATCTTCATATTTGATATCGagcagggcttgagtgatcttgaacttttcaagtctttaagCTTGTGGGCCAGGGAGAAtaattgagtgatcttgaacttttcaagtctttaagCCAAACTCAGGaagtcatcttcattaggaaggcttgttccataagatttgggaagatcattgttgtctgaaccagacatctacaaaggcagaatttcaagttagttgatttgaatccttaatataacacccaatatgaaatattaaggataagaccaacacaacattttataacttggaagagggatgtcgtaatccaggctataaaatatttgaaggtaggtgaattacgattcaccaatttccaccatgaaaaacgaaataaattattaggttttaattggatttgaaactcctagatcttttgagattcattgaactttcaatggcatgtttcaatctcgagtgtgcccttcgggTTTTGagactaggatgtcgaggatcacaaaacaaggtgtgaataaccatgcaaatatacttggtacccttaatttttacccctcaatcgatgtgtcggttaaccacacgtgctccaccgataatatgataaacattaatttaccctttgcctaccttgttaaatcaagcaaGTGTGCCggttaagtaactaagattgggtatttttaagagttttagttacttagtatttattatTAATACTTTCAacgaaaggagaattatagtcgttgtcctaccagttcggctaacgaccctccaccagtcaaggaagcggtgggtgagagtggacacccattaaactgacattttataggcagtaaaccTATACcacccttatagaccggtttcgtgaatgaggtctactaatggtaaaacgaatttactcttatacatataaatattattaactttataatattatacggtataagggttgaatttgaacttttaaaattctaagggtttaacttgaaattaaagtattcataagggaaaactttttcaaattccaaaacttgagggaaagttttgaaactattcaaaactattcaatttccataacttatgtgtttaaagtagttttaattcaaaaactcttcaagttccataacttgaggacaagttatggaagactttaaactattaaaagaatatgacttttctttgttcataacctatggaaatttttatgagttttatgaattttaaatgtgaattttcatataacttgaggagaagttacaaaaaacacattttagaatcaactcttagtttaatttggattgaacacaacaatttcacataacttttttattaatctaagcaactcataagaaaaagataattcaatcaaaccttttcatgtaattagcctaaccataaaaataatacaaaacatgaattgaTTAACaattatatttgaaattggattagcatgaacattaccacaccaaaaacaggtttataagttgaaaaacagcttagggtaatgttcctagtccatttccagccaaaacagtcaaagatatgttgcatggcggtccaactcgtcgagtgcacaaaccaactcggcgagttggatgagttttgccttggactcatcaagtcccttcatggactcagcGGGTCTGCTGTCCAGACAGCatataaacttcgattttcaaccaattttgcaagtataacaagaaaacaagccaatgctctgataccactgttgggttatgagtaggggtgtaagtgagccgagctactcgtgagctactcggaATCGACTCGTTAAAAATTCAACTCGAACTCGATTTAAACGAGCCTGAGCCGAGCCTGAGCTTTATTCGGGGctcatttattaaacgagctcgagcccgAGCTTTTAAACCGAGCTCGACTAGGGCTCGCGAgcttaaacgagcctatataaattataatataaatatatttttcactccttatattatatatttatattattaataatatgTTTGCTTAATTTCTTTAATCTTTATATGAATTGAAAGCAAACCAACCGCCTTTGCCGACATTCCCCTTACTCCACACACGCATACAGCATATACCCTACGACTACGAGCCTACGACGGTCGAACATGCCATTACCCATTTACCATCTAGGGCGACGATAATTAATCCATGATTTCCAATTGACGATCGATTGTAAGTACGTAACAATTGATTTCCGAATCCAGTGGATGTATCAATTGACTGATTGAGTATACGACGGTCTGCGGTCGACGTTTCCCTCCCGAATCCATCTCGTTCTCAACAGACAACACTCAACAGCCAAgaggtattaataatatttcaTTCCATCGCAGTTTATATTGAATCGATTGGTATCAGTAATGTGATTGAATGAATCGATTGTAAGCAGTAAGCACTAAGCAAATAACCTGTTTGTCAATTTTTGTAATTAAAATCGGCACTCCTCAAATCAAAAGGTACCTGTTTGTAAGCAGTTTATATTAAAATCGTCACTCCTCAAATTGATTGGTATTAGTAAAATCGGCACTCCATTGATTGGTATTAGTAAAATCGGCACGCCTCAAATTGATTGGTATCAGTAATGTAATTAAAATTGGCACTCCTCAAAAGTTCATATACttagtttgcttttcttttcttAACTGTAAGATGCTCATATAATCATATTAATTCACTTGTTTGGAAATTGCAACGTGATCACATGTTGGATGTTTTCAATTCACATTTTTGACCCTAATGTTTGACCAAATGCTAGAAAATGACACACATATTTTTCAAATCACATTGAGTTATTTACTTTTGCATAAATATTATGTGTACTTGTTGGTGTTCATGGTGTTCCAGTGAGTTGTTTATCGttgcataaatattatttcaaattgatGTATCTATGATTTGTATTGTTTTCTTATGAAGATTCAATGGATGATGGAGGGTCTACAACAAACCTATTAAGTCCAAACAAAGGAATGGGGGTTGAAACAGGTGTTGGGATTGATAATTCGTCATCACAATTAGTACATGGTATGGATCACACAACCACTCCAAATGAAGAAACAACTAGTCAAATCCCTAATGAAAATGAAAGTGTGAgagaaaaaaataacaaaaccGATGAAGATGAAGTACAATTAACGAGAAAACGGAAAAAACATCAAAAGTATGGGACGACTTTGTTGTAGTTACACTCCGGGATGGTAAGAAAAAAGCCGAATGCAAACATTGTAAGTCAAGGTTGGCTATTACTGGTTCAGGTCCTACATCATCATATAAAAGACACCTAAACAGCTGCATCCCCCATAAACAATCGCTAAAAAACCAACAAATACTAAATTTTCAGCCTAGTGGGTGTGATGTGGATTTTGTGCCACCATTGATCGGACCGGATACAAaatatgatgaaaacaaaatgaggGAGCCCATAGCTAATTGGATACTAAGTACTGAGCAACCGTTTGCTACTGTGGAAGATGTAATGTTTGTAAAAATGATGAAGACAGCTACTCCATTGTTTGAGAAAGTAAGCAGAGTTACAATTACGTCAGAATGTTTTAAGGTATACGAGCATGAGAAGAAAAGGTTGAAAGCCCTTACAAAAGCTGCCTCTAAAATCAGTTTAACAACTGATTGTTGGAAGTCCTCGCATCAGAAAATTGAGTATATGGTTATTACTGCACATTTTGTAGATCATAATTGGAGGTTTAACAACTTGctcaattttaatatttaattatttatctatttctttctatcatattttaattatatcTCAACGTTTTTCTACAGATTACAGAAACGTGTATTAAGTTTTGTACATGTTCCTCCTCCTCGTAATGCGGTTGATATTGCTGATGGTATTTAAAAGTGTTTGCAAGAGTGGGAAATTAAAGATAAGATTTTCACCATCTCAGTTGACAACGCAGGTTATAATGACAAAGCTTTAAGAAGATTGAAAGAAACTTTTTCGCGTGTAAGAAAACTTTCATGTGGTGGTAGATTGTTTCATATACGATGTTGCGCACACATATTGAATCTTCTAGTGAAAGATGGTCTTGCAATAATTGATCATATCATCGGTGATGTTCGTGAGGGTATAAAGTATATTAACAATTCGGAGGGTAGACGTCTAAATTTTTCAAAGGCTGCACATCAAATGCAAATACGTGATCGGAAGTTAATGCTTGATGTTCCAACACGATGGAATTCAACCTATGATATGTTGTGCATGGCTTTAAAGTTCAAAGATGCTTTCCTAAGGTATACTCAAATATACCTTAAAGTTTTTAACACATGTTCATATTCACTAACACTTTAATTGTGGTTTTCTCAGGTATGCAGAGTATGAACCACATTTTCATCACTTGCCAACTGACAAAGATTGGGAAAATGTTCAAAGCGTATGTGAAATTTTGAAGGTTTTTAAGGTTTGTGTTTAATAtgcataatattttattaataaatgattTTCTTCGTTGACTAAATCCAACGATTATGCTTAGGTGTGCACGAATATCATCTCGGGCAGTGATTATCCTACTGCTAATTTATATCTAATTGAAGTGTTTAGAGTGAAGCAAACTCTTGATAAAGGTTCATTATCTACAACCGATTTTATTCGTGATATGGTAAAGAAAATGAAGGAAAAGTTTGACAAGTATTGGGGTGAGTGTCACCTTGCAATGGCAATAGCTTCTGTGTTAGATCCACGGTTCAAGATGAAGTTGGTTGAATTTTGCTTTCCAACACTTTATCAAAATTCAGACGAGAACATTAAAGAAGTGAAGAATGCACTTTATGAAATGTATTCGGAGTATTTAGAGATGCATGACACATTAGTTAGGGAATCTGCAACACATGGAAGCGAACATGAAAGAAATGTTTTAGGGTTGAATGAAGGTACATCACTTGGATCTGGATGGGAGGCATTTGGAGAGTTCATAACGACTGCAGATTTGGAGTGACCAGAAAAGTCAGAGCTTGATATGTATTTAGAAGAAGGTGTTTATAGGGAGAAAGGACAAACAGGAATGGAATCATTTAATGCTTTAGAGTGGTGGAATGTGCACAAGTTAAAGTACCGTGTTTTATCATTGATGGCTAGAGATGTACTTGCAATCCCAATTTCTACGGTTGCATCTGAAGCAACTTTTAGTGCCGGCGGTAGAGTTATTGATCCATATCGAGCTTCATTGGGGTCCGACACGGTACAAATGTTGATTTGCGGAGGAGATTGGATTAGGCAAGTTCATGGAGTCAAGAAAAAATTAAaggtatatttgaaaaaaaaatcaaaaccacattataattgttattttaatagtttaaattattAATTGTCAACCTTTTTATTTTGTAGAACGAGGAGTTTCCTATTGAGGTTTTACTGCCTGAGGTGAACACAAAGTAATTGAAGGTAATTAGATGTGTTAAACAACAAATTCTTAAtctgaaaaatatttcaaaaaatgATTCCTTTGTACATTTTGCAAGTTTTGTGTATCTGAGGAGTGAAGTTGCATAAAGGAAGATTTTTCTATTTCTAGTCGTTCAATAATTAGGAGTTtaactactatttttgtaatttgagCTTTTACTCTTTATGTTCTTTTATTTGGTTATATTTTAGACATTAAATCAATGCAAATGGAGAATCTATGAATGTCTGTTTTGAAGTTAGAATTTGGATTATTCCATTGAATATATGATAATAAATTAAACGAGCCCCAAAACCATAAACGAGCTCGAGTCGAGCCTAAGCTCATTTAGGCTCGCATGACAAACtaaacgagccgagcccgagccgagcttgagCTTCTTATTTTTCCTACGAGCCGAGCACGGGCTTTGAAATTGGGCTCGAAACGAgctgagctcgagctcgagccaaCATACAAtcaaacgagctcgagccgagcttggGTATgttcgggctcggctcggctcattTACACCCCtagttatgagcattctaacactcctatggtgtacttgcaaccctagaaaccttagatctatgttttatctattatacatgcaaaattggttttccaaggttcttaacctatccagcatacatgggaacttttaaccataaaagatagctagaaatacataccttgtagtgatttggattccttgaaaaaccTTGTgaacctagcaccccaagtgtgatgcctcaaatgtctcacaaaacaccaaatgcacttggaataaccttgagagaaatagaaCACTACTAAAATCGTATATGTCCTCTTGCTCACACACTAGTCCCGATTTTGGTCTACAACATGTAAgttatatagtgtgtcataattagggttacaccatgtaaaccctaatttgacatggctcttcatttccatgatccatgggttcaaagacaccatggagcatcctatgggttttagcccaatttgataatccatggagcattagcccactatacaagtatggatgatttacacaatcaacccatatatttaattagtcttcttttgatcaattaattaattccaaattaattcttgatcaatactaattaaataatcctattaatatattagaacttataatatattaataaaccataagtgttacttctctcattttggtctatccaaatgcatgatgccatgcaacccaaatagaccatgttgatcaggtcaagtacatcccataatagttatgaacttagatacctaatccaacacatatcaccattttatcaccaagttgtcaAAGACTgccaagggttttgatgctatatgggtcatcatggaacgattgacgaagagtgcccactttttggccatCCAGGAGAGCtcctcggccgaaaagttggccaatGTGTATGTTCAGGAGATTATTGCTCGTCATGGAGTTCTAGTCTCCATTATATCAAACTGAGATGTTCAGTTCACTTCccgattttggaagaagttccacgggGAACTGGGCATGAGGCTACATTTCAaaactgcttatcatccgcagactaaCAGATAGAGTGAGAAAACCATACAtacacttgaggatatgttgcaggcttgtgttatagattttggtgggagttagtattcctacctacctcttacggagttctcctacaacaacagctatcactccAGCACTGTTACCGCGCCTTCTTAGCTCCTATATGGTCGGAGGTGTGGTACCCCAGTTTGTTAGGGGGTGGTTAGTCAGAGTCTCCTGGGAAGGACTGAGGTAGTTATTCAGTCCATGGAGCTTATTCAACAGATCATACAAAGAGTGCAGACatctcagagtcggcaaaagagttatgtCGACTAGTATCGATCATAGTTGGAATTTTAGGTCAGCGATATGgtattattgaaggtctcacactataagggtgtgatatgcttCAAGAAGAGGGAGAATTTGAGTCCCCAGTATATTGGACCTTTCCTAGTGATTACGAGTGTAGGCAGGGTGGCCTATCGGTTGGATTTGTCGAGTGAGCTCAACCAGATCTATAACATTTTCCATGTTCCGCAGTTGAAGAAGTACGTGTTGGACGATGAGGCAGTGGTCCCCTTGGATGATATTCACGTCGATGagtgcctgaattatgttgagaggctggCAACGATTGTGGAAAGGAAGATGAAGATTCTATGcaataaggagatacctttggtaacgGTTCAGTGGCAGCATAGGAATGGCTCTGAGTGGACCTAGGAGCCAGAGGCAAAGATGCGGGGGCATTATCCTGAGTTGTTCACGACGGacgacttcaaggacgaagtctaattcaagtgggggagaattgtaacgtcccaataTTGAGGTATTTCTAATTGTAACCATATGTATggtttaatatttcattttggtccctaagtataAGAAAGAGTAGAAAATAGCCCATAACGGCATTTTAGTAATTTTAGGCATTAGGGTAGTGTGTTGGGCATACGttgtgtacgttgagcgtactaggtCGGAAcctagtacattgggcatacacctcgtacgctgggcatacgtggAGAAACTCTAatccctaattttcagggtttggtccatatataaaCACCCTTGTAGCCTCATTTATCATTCTCTCATCAGCCCTCATCTGAGAGTTCGACCCTCTAGCAAACCCTAAGTAAGAAAGAGTGTTTTGAGCTCATTTGTGTGCCTTTTTGGTGttcctgaagaaggagaagttggtgTAAGAACCTTGAAGCTTGGAAGCAACTAAGATCTGAGATTCCACACTTGCTAGCAACCTCTAGGAGGTAAAAAGTTCATAACTTGATCACtctatcttgtagatctagccaTTTCATCCTTTAGGGAAATTTTAGTCCCAAacatggtgattcttgagcatagcatgttcttgaccaaataagttgtcctttcagtcCTTATaaggggtcttaagtcataaaaatatggTCTTGATTGttagttttgatgggttttgagcatagcaAACAATCCTTTGtgtgcatgaaaccctaataagaTCTATGTCTTCTTTAATTGAAGATACAACATGAAAAACATCatgtaaaccctagatctatgataAATAATCGAAATTCAAATAATAAGGAGTTATGATACATAcctttgtgtgacatccccattttcccggccagaaaagaccgattttgtttatgctttataaaaatcagagtaccttttttaataaaaatgttgcggaatttgttcccagtaaaacatgataaatacgttatcaaagcatttccgaagaaaagtatttttattcattttaaaacatttgggatgtcatcgtcaatacagaaacataagcataaacagaacttatattcattatcactaatgatttatatctccttaatctctcagtgtaatgtgacttcatagcaacacctgtgatataaataaactgagtgggtcaggttgggaaacctggtgagtacatagggttttcaacccacaataaataagtttattaactttatcaaaccaaacaaacccgattacccgttcccgttatcctcactttacgtccctaaaacatctaacacaagggacctagtctaagggactttcatcggggtgacaacacatgcttcgggggttcctcagcaattcatgtcaaataaggcaaccatgtgggggatggagtacagctggtgagcacacagttcaaataaacacctacaggttgcgagcctgctagcgttccactggactgtctagaatagtccgtggtcgtcatctatactccgctagatgactggatcatcaataacatctatatcgaggcctctcattattttatttggtcacaCATCAAccattacatctacccatgttttacccaacacgttttgtaaatataaaatacatatacaatttaaatcatttaaaacgtgtataaaaatatttcacccaacaaagacagcaagtattcagacaatatgcacacatagcacgtaatttatattaaatactttgtatctatgtgtaagatgaaagggaccatgcactcacttgaaaaggtggtgatgcCAAActtagacagcgcttcgcttcttaaaaataatttccttcgacgaaacctagtattattaccactagagtttagtatattattcgccgagactaattaatagtctagctattattactattatataagtgttaaacaatacttatataacctacaataatagcccaagtacttgttataagttcctaataacgttactataattaaataaaagctatattaaaaataacataggtgtagctcacttacagcgagttttatagaaaaccgggctttgcttggagcagcgttcccgagccaaaaagctcttcttctcgaagccttcgagcactccggggcttccgcctcgtgctagggaggttccctaggcttttcgggggggggggggggggggggggttcggggctagagagaggttctagagagagagtaaagagaagaaagaataggaaaggtgtgaagaaaatgagggtcggagaggttctatttatagggtaaaaaatggctgaacttggtgccacatgtcaccatctagtggcaagacttgaggagaaagcaatggccaagattgtgccacatcacccatttttgcacaacacacttccgacttctaaaatccgtaactctCACAtatgacctccgtttttgacgttctttatatccacgcgtaggtaaaaataatatctacaactttcattttgactttgtcggctaattctcgacgaatcttaaatttaacagtacgaggagattatactgttaaatgtcctcgtaaaattcataacttctacatacggactctgttttcgtctgtttttttactgttgagttcctattaatgagatcttcaattcaaATTTAGGTCGCATAgaccaaaaaccgctcgatctaaaattcgagtttcgggctgtgcactgctaagccaaatcttagaaaattcataacttcctcatacgaagtcagatttgggcgttctttttttgtatgttctcggtttaacgtatactacaacttttgtttagatttctacgGCTAAAAAATCCTCCattataaattcactatttactctcccggtgtcgtgccggttttccCGTAAAAcctcgacggaccataacttcttcgttataactcggatttcaacgttctttatatatacggaacccttgagacatattctacaacttagttaatattatttattctaaataatctttggtaaaaaattcgttttcgacccctattatttctaaattgactagcccggatctacgggcgtttcACTTTGTTTGTTATATAGTAATACCAATCTAATAATCTTGAAGATCTTAAAGCTTGAGAGCGTGTCACAAGTGTAacgcctctaatgaatcacaaacacactTAGCAAGATGATGAGATATGAGAGGAAGGAAGAAGCTTTAATTTTTAGCTAtaactctctagggtttctagtggcCGGAAATTAACAAGGGTATGGGTCTTTATATGGTGATGTGCCTTAAATCCAAAGCTAGGGTTAGAAGTAGGAAACCCTGATTACTTTGCTTAAGGACCAagcaaaccctaaaccttccatccataagcccttggacgaaaattctaGGGCTTTCCtagaagatttcgtccaagcctcTTTAGGAGGGTTCTAGAGCTTCtttcctcaactatcaataaattgccaAATAAcccttgtacttttaattaatttggttaatcccaaaattaatttcaattaatttctgattaactattaaataaataatatgatttctaattaatatattatttccataatacattaataaatcatttatttcaatttattataatcaaataataaattcttcctcttcCTTAATAGTtcatcctgtctagttgctagtatgaaggcaacccaaaaggactgtgctagtatcaattcaagtatataccaattatagttatgggcttagacaactAATCCAACAAGTTTTACTCCATGAATTTTATAAAAGGTCGTATGGCATTAAGATGTtgaaattttgtgtattaagcccttaatgggcatgaaaagtcataaagttggaaactttataaaTCTTGATGGTATTTTAGCCTAGATCCGACTTTAGACGTGGAACATAggagtattaagctcttaatggagaaATGGTTGAACAAACGCGTACGCTAGGCATACCAAGTGGTACGTTGCAAGTACGCAGTCAGCACCCCGTAATATGGTCAACcatcgagtacgccccgcatatagaagagtacgcccaacgtactcggctgAGTTGgctcggttgggttg
The genomic region above belongs to Lactuca sativa cultivar Salinas chromosome 4, Lsat_Salinas_v11, whole genome shotgun sequence and contains:
- the LOC111892463 gene encoding zinc finger BED domain-containing protein RICESLEEPER 2-like, with protein sequence MFTERALFCPEFAASEKAQMNWYMNMLKTDTRQHVSTQRYGSLIELQEATRQHSMDDGGSTTNLLSPNKGMGVETGVGIDNSSSQLVHGMDHTTTPNEETTSQIPNENESVREKNNKTDEDEPSGCDVDFVPPLIGPDTKYDENKMREPIANWILSTEQPFATVEDVMFVKMMKTATPLFEKVSRVTITSECFKVYEHEKKRLKALTKAASKISLTTDCWKSSHQKIEYMVITAHFVDHNWRLQKRVLSFVHVPPPRNAVDIADGYNDKALRRLKETFSRVRKLSCGGRLFHIRCCAHILNLLVKDGLAIIDHIIGDVREGIKYINNSEGRRLNFSKAAHQMQIRDRKLMLDVPTRWNSTYDMLCMALKFKDAFLRYAEYEPHFHHLPTDKDWENVQSVCEILKVFKVCTNIISGSDYPTANLYLIEVFRVKQTLDKGSLSTTDFIRDMVKKMKEKFDKYWGECHLAMAIASVLDPRFKMKLVEFCFPTLYQNSDENIKEVKNALYEMYSEYLEMHDTLVRESATHGSEHERNVLGLNEGTSLGSGWEAFGEFITTADLE